One window from the genome of Zonotrichia leucophrys gambelii isolate GWCS_2022_RI chromosome 27, RI_Zleu_2.0, whole genome shotgun sequence encodes:
- the LOC135458312 gene encoding olfactory receptor 10C1-like — MIPTILENLVVGTVSISKARCAMQMFFFLFFGVAECFLLAAMSLDRYFAVCHPLHYTIIMSSRVCRGLVAGCYICGAAVGLIHTLITFSSPLCGSAIDHFFCEIQPLLDLLCGNTLPRELQVILVAVFAILSPFLLIIYSYIHIISTILHMASAESQQKAFSTCSSHLLVVTLFYGTAGSTYLRPKSTYCAAVDKFLSLSYSVLTPLLNPIIYSLRNKEVKRALKKKWRKINLAWK, encoded by the coding sequence ATGATCCCAACCATCCTGGAGAACCTGGTGGTGGGAACAGTAAGTATTTCCAAGGCAAGATGTGCCatgcaaatgtttttcttccttttcttcgGGGTTGCAGAATGTTTCCTCTTGGCTGCCATGTCCCTCGATCGTTATTTCGCAGTTTGCCACCCCTTGCACTACACAATTATCATGAGCAGCAGGGTCTGCAGGGGCCTGGTTGCTGGCTGTTACATttgtggggctgctgtgggtttAATTCACACCCTGATAACCTTCAGCTCACCCTTGTGTGGCTCTGCCATCGACCACTTCTTCTGTGAGATCCAGCCCCTGCTGGACCTGCTCTGTGGCAACACCTTGCCAAGAGAGCTCCAGGTCATTCTGGTGGCTGTCTTTGCTATTCTCAGCCCTTTCTTACTCATCATTTATTCTTATATTCATATCATTTCCACCATTCTTCACATGGCATCGGCTGAGAGCCAGCAGAAAGCGTTTTCCACTTGCTCCTCACACCTCTTGGTTGTGACTCTGTTTTATGGCACTGCAGGCTCCACATACCTGAGGCCAAAATCCACCTACTGTGCAGCTGTGGATAAATTCCTCTCACTCTCTTATTCTGTGCTGACTCCTCTGTTGAATCCCATCATTTACAGCTTGAGGAATAAGGAGGTGAAAagagccctgaagaaaaaatggagaaaaattaatttagcgTGGAAGTGA